GATCATGGTCCGTGCGTTCCCAAATTTCTGCTTCAGCCAACGATTCTGTATCGTGCGTTCGGACAATTTCAGATTTTCAGAAGTGTTGATTCCGCTTTCCATCAACGTGGTCATCAGATTTGAAATCTGATACATCGCCGAACTCTCAACAATCAACCCGATTAACGGCAACTTCAATACCCAACGATCCGTGATCAGTCGACCTTGCGCGGAGCGTCGCCACTGCACCAGTAAGACCCCAAGCAGGGTCAGCAGAAGCAGGATGAAGGGACCCCCTGTCAGGAGAAAATGCGAAAAGGAAATCAAGGTCTGCGTGAAAAAATTCATTTGCCCACCCATCGACTCGATCATCGCCTGAATCGTGGGCACCAGAAAATACATGAAGCCGATCAGGATGACGAGCACCAGGCAGATCAAGACCGCAGGGTAACTCAGACTCGACAGGATTTGTTTGCGCAAAGCGCGTCGCTCTTCGATGAATTCGATGCAGTTGCGCAAAATGGCCTTCATGTCTCCCGATGCCTCACCCGCTTCAAATAGGGGAAGCATCGCCCGCGGAAATAGATTGGGGATCTGCTCCACTGATTTTGCAAAGGATCTTCCTTCCCGCAGCTGTCCCCATATCAAGACAGTGATGCGTTTGAGCTTGGGTTCATTCAAGCGCTGACTGAGCAAATAGATCGCATCTCCCAGTGACATGCCGCCGGAATGCAGATCGAGCAAACGCTTGGCCAGTTTCAACCCGAGCGTTTCACTGCCTTTCACCCCTTTGGTGGAGGCATGGCGCTCCGTCACCCGCTGACGCTTCTTGGCTTCTTTTGAAGCAGTTGTGGACGCAGGTAGCGAACGGACTCGCCCCCCTGCTGCCGGAGCAGTCGCTTTTGATTTCACCGCGATAGGGGTGATGCCCTTGGCCTGAAGCAGGCGCAGGGCTGACCGGCGGTCCGCAGCCTCGAGAACATTGCTGATGCGTTGGCCCTTTGCGTCGGTTCCGGTGTATTGAAAGACTTGCATGCTCAAAAACGCGGTGAGGGTTCACCCGTTGCAGATTGACTGATTCGAAATGGTCGCTCGCTCATTGCTCAGACCCAATCTCCGCAAATTTCATGATTTCACTCAGGGATGTGCGCCCGCGCTTCACCTGCTCCCAGCCACAGGCCTGCAGGGTTCGCATGCCCTGATGCATTGCGACCTCCCGCATCTCGCGCGCCGTCGACTTGCGCACGATCAACTCGTGCAGTGCGTCGTTATTGGTCATCACTTCAAAAATCCCAATACGGCCAAAATATCCGAAGTTGTGCATGGCACCCCCACTTCGCTGGGGTTCACGTATGAGATCCTTGTGCCTCAGCTCGCTCGCTGGGATTCCCAGTGTGCGCAGGCAGGTTTGCAAATAGGCCTCATCAATGACTGCCGGAACCGCCATTGCCGGATCCAGACGCCGAACCAGT
Above is a window of Puniceicoccaceae bacterium DNA encoding:
- a CDS encoding type II secretion system F family protein, whose amino-acid sequence is MQVFQYTGTDAKGQRISNVLEAADRRSALRLLQAKGITPIAVKSKATAPAAGGRVRSLPASTTASKEAKKRQRVTERHASTKGVKGSETLGLKLAKRLLDLHSGGMSLGDAIYLLSQRLNEPKLKRITVLIWGQLREGRSFAKSVEQIPNLFPRAMLPLFEAGEASGDMKAILRNCIEFIEERRALRKQILSSLSYPAVLICLVLVILIGFMYFLVPTIQAMIESMGGQMNFFTQTLISFSHFLLTGGPFILLLLTLLGVLLVQWRRSAQGRLITDRWVLKLPLIGLIVESSAMYQISNLMTTLMESGINTSENLKLSERTIQNRWLKQKFGNARTMIIEGASFSVAFKQHELYTDASIDVLTVGENTGSLERGLREITRSVRSLLDEKLKLLTVLISSGAMATAFIMVMFAALGMVLSVLEVSQTISMR